One segment of Allorhodopirellula heiligendammensis DNA contains the following:
- a CDS encoding sugar nucleotide-binding protein yields the protein MIGLFGSTGYVGQSIAHVLTQRGLDFLPIRHRQIQGITSESLASILRDHGIDFLINSAGYTGKPNVDACELDKANCLDGNATLVGRIREACELAGIPFGHVSSGCIFTGSHADGTGFTEAEPPNFSFRQNNCSFYSGTKALGEEMLADCESCYVWRLRIPFDHRDSPRNYLSKVQRYDRLLEATNSLSHLGEFASACVDSWVQRIPFGIYNVVNGGSITTRRVTELIAESLPRDRSYEFFDDEVEFMAKAATTPRSNCVLDNSKILAAGIAMRPVEDAIRDALEHWQPETSMNENRQLT from the coding sequence ATGATCGGACTTTTCGGATCCACCGGCTATGTCGGACAATCGATCGCCCATGTGCTAACCCAGCGCGGCCTTGATTTTCTGCCGATTCGCCATCGCCAAATTCAAGGGATCACCTCCGAATCACTGGCATCCATCCTCCGTGACCACGGAATCGACTTCCTGATCAATAGCGCCGGCTACACTGGAAAGCCAAATGTCGACGCTTGCGAACTTGATAAGGCCAACTGCTTGGACGGCAATGCGACCCTGGTGGGACGCATCCGCGAAGCCTGTGAGCTCGCAGGGATCCCCTTTGGACATGTGTCGAGCGGGTGCATTTTTACAGGTAGTCACGCCGATGGGACCGGGTTCACCGAAGCTGAGCCGCCGAACTTCAGCTTTCGGCAAAACAACTGTAGTTTTTACTCCGGAACCAAGGCGCTCGGTGAAGAAATGCTGGCCGATTGCGAGTCGTGCTATGTTTGGCGACTGCGAATCCCCTTTGATCATCGCGATTCACCCCGCAATTATCTGAGCAAGGTGCAGCGGTACGATCGGTTGTTGGAAGCGACCAATAGCCTGTCACATCTGGGCGAATTCGCATCCGCATGTGTCGACTCATGGGTGCAGCGAATTCCGTTCGGAATTTACAACGTCGTCAACGGTGGCAGCATCACCACACGCCGAGTCACCGAACTGATCGCCGAATCCCTCCCCCGTGACCGTTCCTACGAATTCTTCGATGATGAGGTTGAGTTCATGGCCAAGGCCGCCACCACGCCTCGCTCGAATTGCGTTTTAGACAACTCGAAAATTCTGGCAGCAGGTATTGCGATGCGGCCCGTCGAAGATGCGATCCGCGACGCTCTTGAGCATTGGCAACCGGAAACGTCGATGAACGAAAATCGTCAGCTGACGTAG
- a CDS encoding exosortase-associated EpsI family protein, with protein sequence MITSKVRQIIAVCVFMPLSLFVVAFSYVQGGNSYTIAQPKVQLQSIPTELGAWSGEVTGLSEQEYDVLDADDVVGLSLLGPNGTSAYVHMATWTDKTLVGMVCPHHPSKCYQNTGWKTIRTQQDSVDVPGIGSVPVTIAEMQRDGVQIVIAHTYEIGSHHLVDDQGIRGVKVKLFGQDEWPPVTKYLIQVNTPTLASGSAAAKQILSELLVWHADQEAGDSAPPTQSTAL encoded by the coding sequence ATGATCACCTCCAAAGTCCGACAAATCATCGCCGTCTGTGTGTTCATGCCACTATCGCTTTTCGTCGTAGCGTTCAGTTACGTCCAGGGCGGAAACTCATACACGATCGCCCAACCCAAGGTGCAACTCCAATCGATCCCTACCGAGCTGGGAGCATGGTCGGGGGAGGTCACTGGTCTCTCCGAGCAGGAGTACGACGTTTTGGACGCCGACGATGTGGTCGGTCTCTCACTGCTGGGCCCCAACGGGACGAGTGCCTACGTGCACATGGCGACCTGGACAGACAAGACCCTTGTGGGGATGGTATGCCCCCACCACCCGTCAAAATGCTATCAGAATACCGGTTGGAAAACCATTCGCACTCAACAAGACAGTGTCGACGTGCCCGGTATCGGTTCGGTGCCGGTGACGATCGCAGAAATGCAACGAGACGGTGTTCAGATTGTGATCGCCCACACGTACGAGATTGGTTCTCATCATCTCGTCGACGACCAGGGCATTCGTGGTGTCAAGGTGAAACTGTTCGGGCAAGACGAGTGGCCTCCCGTCACTAAGTATCTCATTCAAGTCAACACGCCGACGCTGGCCAGCGGATCGGCAGCAGCCAAGCAGATCCTCAGTGAGCTGCTGGTGTGGCATGCTGATCAGGAGGCAGGCGATTCTGCGCCTCCTACCCAGTCCACAGCGCTCTGA
- a CDS encoding O-antigen ligase domain-containing protein gives MSFLVPIALFTWIPFVILLHLWLPARKATSYAFAAGWCFLPMAGYALPALPDYTKMSATSVGALMGIAISAPHLLMRFRFSRYDVPVAIFMIEPFFTSVTNGLGPYDGLASTLTTTVTWVLPYAIGRVVYCTPQDIESLVTAILVCGLLYVPLCLWEIRMSPQLHLQVYGFYQHSFAQTMRGGGFRPIVFMQHGLQVALWMGGCVILVGFLWIGARVKKVSQYPVWLVAVILGGTFVLLKSLGALVLVALGCVALALCKLGWTRSAALLFPLLLCGYIGGRVTGTVSGERLIETVTNYASKERADSLKFRFDNENLLIDKALQRPILGWGGWDRNRVRTESGGMTTTDGWWIILLGIRGSLGMICFYLMLLWAPTVWLLKSQPKTWHLQPAAAMVSGLAVIAGMNAIDSLPNAMIVPITIVSSGAIVSVVNARKSNVVRRHPGAPVTAMLI, from the coding sequence ATGAGTTTTTTGGTTCCAATTGCGCTGTTCACTTGGATCCCGTTTGTGATCCTGCTGCACCTGTGGCTGCCAGCCCGGAAAGCAACGAGTTATGCCTTCGCTGCCGGCTGGTGCTTCCTGCCAATGGCGGGGTACGCGTTACCGGCCCTGCCTGACTACACCAAAATGTCGGCCACGTCGGTCGGCGCCTTGATGGGGATCGCCATCTCAGCACCGCATCTCCTGATGCGATTCCGGTTCAGTCGCTATGACGTGCCCGTAGCGATCTTCATGATCGAGCCCTTTTTCACCAGCGTTACCAACGGACTAGGACCATACGACGGGCTAGCTTCCACACTGACGACCACCGTCACTTGGGTACTGCCCTACGCTATTGGTCGTGTGGTGTATTGCACGCCGCAGGACATCGAGTCACTCGTGACAGCCATTCTCGTCTGCGGGCTGCTATACGTGCCGCTGTGCTTGTGGGAGATCCGCATGAGCCCCCAGCTACACCTTCAAGTCTACGGCTTTTATCAACATAGTTTTGCACAGACGATGCGAGGCGGAGGCTTTCGGCCGATCGTATTTATGCAACATGGGTTGCAGGTCGCGTTGTGGATGGGCGGGTGTGTCATCCTCGTTGGGTTCCTGTGGATAGGCGCTCGTGTCAAGAAAGTCTCTCAGTATCCAGTCTGGCTGGTCGCCGTCATCCTCGGGGGCACATTTGTACTCCTGAAGTCTCTCGGAGCGTTGGTGCTAGTAGCGCTCGGATGCGTTGCTCTGGCATTGTGCAAGCTCGGATGGACACGATCAGCGGCGCTGTTATTCCCACTGTTGTTATGTGGTTACATCGGCGGTCGTGTCACGGGCACCGTTTCAGGCGAACGATTGATTGAAACGGTCACCAATTACGCCTCCAAAGAGCGAGCGGATTCCCTTAAATTCCGTTTCGACAATGAGAATTTGCTGATCGACAAAGCGTTGCAGCGGCCGATCCTGGGCTGGGGCGGATGGGATCGCAACCGGGTCCGCACGGAAAGTGGGGGCATGACAACCACCGACGGCTGGTGGATCATCTTATTGGGCATCCGCGGATCGCTCGGGATGATTTGCTTCTACTTGATGCTGCTCTGGGCACCGACGGTATGGTTGCTCAAGAGTCAACCGAAGACGTGGCATCTCCAACCCGCCGCAGCCATGGTCAGCGGCTTGGCGGTGATCGCGGGCATGAACGCGATTGATTCCTTGCCCAACGCGATGATCGTCCCGATCACCATCGTCTCCTCGGGTGCGATTGTATCGGTCGTTAACGCACGAAAATCGAATGTGGTCAGACGGCATCCTGGTGCGCCAGTGACGGCCATGCTGATCTGA
- a CDS encoding ABC transporter permease: MEIPSNPKVAALETRIYSPEPAIQHPAVLIKDLIRDINAGRELAWRLFTRDLKAMYRQTYLGYVWAFLPPLVASATFIFLQSQGITRIEGTGIAYAAFAMMGTLLWQTFVEAMQSPLLAVQNAKPMLAKINFPREAILMAGLYMVVFNFLIRLVLLVVVMAIWQVVPGATVVLFPLMMLGLLLAGFCIGLALVPVGGLYGDVGKAIPIVAGFWMLLTPVVYPARTEGLAGVLAVWNPVSPLITTARATLTGQPLEHLAAAIVVILIAFLISLAGLLAFRLIMPHLIERMGG, translated from the coding sequence ATGGAAATACCCTCCAACCCTAAGGTTGCTGCATTGGAAACACGAATCTACAGTCCTGAGCCAGCAATCCAGCACCCAGCAGTGCTTATCAAGGATCTGATCCGAGATATCAATGCTGGACGAGAATTGGCTTGGCGGCTATTCACGCGTGACCTGAAGGCCATGTACCGGCAGACCTATCTTGGCTACGTGTGGGCGTTCCTCCCGCCCCTTGTAGCGTCCGCAACGTTCATCTTCCTGCAAAGCCAAGGGATTACGAGAATCGAGGGCACCGGAATCGCGTACGCAGCCTTTGCCATGATGGGCACCCTACTGTGGCAAACCTTCGTCGAAGCAATGCAAAGCCCATTGCTAGCGGTACAGAACGCGAAACCAATGCTCGCCAAGATTAATTTCCCAAGAGAAGCGATCTTGATGGCAGGTCTATACATGGTTGTTTTCAACTTCTTGATACGGCTGGTATTGCTCGTTGTTGTGATGGCCATTTGGCAGGTCGTCCCCGGTGCGACAGTGGTCCTATTTCCGCTGATGATGCTAGGTCTGCTGCTTGCCGGATTTTGCATTGGCCTGGCGCTTGTGCCAGTCGGCGGACTTTATGGCGACGTCGGCAAGGCAATTCCGATCGTCGCTGGTTTCTGGATGCTTCTCACACCGGTAGTGTATCCAGCTCGCACCGAAGGACTGGCGGGCGTGTTAGCCGTCTGGAATCCGGTCTCACCTTTAATCACCACCGCGAGAGCAACCCTAACTGGGCAACCTCTCGAACATCTGGCAGCGGCAATTGTGGTCATTCTAATAGCATTTTTAATTTCATTGGCAGGCCTGCTTGCTTTTCGCCTCATCATGCCTCACTTGATCGAGCGCATGGGGGGGTAG
- a CDS encoding ABC transporter ATP-binding protein, whose product MQLKNTQSSEAFNLEASDIEESSCDAEVLLTAEHVHKKFCRSLKRSLWYGMKDVTNELNPFSHDTNSNLHERNWNADAHLRQEEFYAIRDVSFELRRGECLGLIGHNGAGKTTLLKMLNGLIKPDHGKIQVRGRVGALIALGAGFNPILSGRENVYINAAVLGLKKKEIDDKLEEIIDFAEIGEFIDAPVQSYSSGMQVRLGFAVATSLKPDVLILDEVLAVGDAAFRAKCELTLSRLIKNSAVILVSHNPLHISRLCQRVLWLQRGCVVGEGDPGENLRRYASSLDVKKTGDSSALVVNHLENFRLINSELPTQYRDRLKLGVTFRSTKKIEVRIVVIGIHDKRQGQVAQSTIDTNLCINGEATIAFETGEIELRDGDYTVTLAFYGKEISELYLRATNFVEFNLDSGMVSHAAYNFQTSLKLA is encoded by the coding sequence ATGCAATTGAAAAACACACAATCCTCGGAAGCGTTTAATCTCGAGGCATCCGATATCGAGGAATCGAGTTGCGACGCAGAAGTGCTGCTTACAGCAGAACACGTACATAAGAAATTCTGCCGCAGCTTAAAGAGGAGCTTGTGGTATGGAATGAAGGATGTGACGAATGAACTAAATCCATTCTCACATGACACCAACAGCAATCTGCATGAACGTAACTGGAATGCAGATGCCCACCTGCGGCAGGAAGAATTCTATGCAATCCGCGACGTTTCCTTTGAACTTAGGCGTGGGGAATGCTTGGGTCTGATAGGGCATAACGGCGCAGGAAAGACAACTCTATTAAAAATGCTCAACGGCCTCATCAAGCCAGACCATGGCAAGATCCAGGTACGTGGACGAGTGGGGGCATTGATAGCGCTAGGAGCCGGCTTCAATCCAATCCTGTCTGGTCGCGAAAACGTATATATTAACGCCGCGGTCTTAGGACTAAAGAAAAAAGAAATTGACGATAAACTGGAGGAAATAATCGATTTCGCCGAAATCGGAGAATTCATCGATGCTCCAGTACAAAGCTACTCGTCTGGAATGCAAGTGCGTCTCGGATTCGCAGTAGCCACGTCACTAAAGCCAGACGTGCTGATCTTGGACGAAGTATTGGCTGTCGGGGATGCCGCATTTCGAGCCAAATGCGAGCTGACGCTAAGCCGGCTGATCAAAAACTCAGCTGTAATACTCGTTTCACACAACCCACTGCACATAAGCCGCCTTTGCCAGAGAGTCCTGTGGCTCCAGCGAGGTTGCGTTGTGGGAGAGGGCGACCCAGGCGAAAACCTGCGTCGCTACGCTTCTAGCTTAGACGTCAAGAAAACAGGGGATTCAAGCGCATTGGTGGTAAATCACCTTGAGAACTTCAGACTTATCAACAGCGAGTTACCAACTCAGTATCGAGATCGCCTTAAGCTCGGTGTCACATTTCGATCAACCAAGAAAATCGAAGTGAGAATAGTAGTAATAGGAATCCATGACAAGAGACAAGGGCAAGTGGCGCAGTCGACGATTGACACCAATCTATGCATCAATGGCGAAGCAACAATTGCTTTTGAAACTGGTGAAATCGAGTTAAGAGATGGTGACTATACAGTTACGCTGGCGTTCTACGGAAAAGAAATATCAGAACTTTACCTGCGGGCCACAAACTTCGTTGAATTCAACTTAGACTCCGGCATGGTCAGTCACGCAGCATATAATTTCCAAACCTCCCTGAAACTCGCTTAG
- a CDS encoding FAD-binding protein, with translation MKHFQRHPIAKYTTLKVGGYADNFYIPNDREELTELIQSFGSHQFLLLGNGSNIFIKSKRIKKPVLMTNKSLKDVDIDATTGKLRVGAGVDIRKMIADCLRVGLRAPVELLTIPATVGGAVYMNAGRTSMNSSISDNLIEVEVFDGKHFTTLSRKECTFSHRYSVFHRRPQTTILSATFQYDRIPSDVIQSLKRTSIEAAKDKDYRNLASAGSVFKKCDYQLMQSLRGTGFRRTGFARNTPNCIVNYGDAYAWQISALLAYAYVSHRLRGKQAILEWQVW, from the coding sequence ATGAAGCACTTTCAACGTCATCCGATCGCGAAATACACTACGCTAAAGGTAGGGGGATACGCAGACAACTTCTACATCCCAAACGACAGAGAAGAACTTACTGAACTGATTCAGTCCTTTGGTAGTCACCAATTCCTTCTGCTGGGGAATGGATCCAACATATTCATCAAAAGTAAAAGAATTAAAAAACCGGTCTTAATGACAAACAAGTCGCTAAAAGATGTGGACATTGACGCCACAACTGGAAAGCTCCGCGTTGGCGCCGGAGTCGACATCCGAAAAATGATCGCAGACTGCCTGCGTGTTGGCTTGCGAGCACCTGTTGAATTGCTGACGATCCCTGCAACCGTCGGGGGAGCTGTGTACATGAATGCTGGGCGGACATCCATGAACAGCTCAATATCGGACAATCTCATCGAAGTTGAGGTGTTCGACGGAAAGCACTTTACCACACTAAGTAGGAAAGAATGCACTTTTTCACACCGTTACTCAGTCTTCCATCGTCGCCCGCAGACCACCATACTATCAGCAACTTTTCAATACGATCGAATTCCGAGCGATGTCATTCAGTCCTTAAAACGCACATCAATTGAGGCCGCTAAGGACAAAGATTACCGGAACCTCGCGAGTGCCGGAAGCGTCTTCAAGAAGTGTGACTACCAACTCATGCAGAGTTTACGTGGAACTGGCTTTCGCCGAACTGGGTTCGCAAGAAACACTCCAAATTGCATTGTCAACTATGGGGATGCGTATGCTTGGCAAATCAGTGCATTACTTGCATATGCTTATGTGTCGCACCGCCTTCGAGGAAAGCAGGCAATACTTGAATGGCAGGTCTGGTGA
- a CDS encoding acyltransferase, whose protein sequence is MPNRETFGARVTYSLGRWKAAKRRGVNVPRSCLVHPASRINPRNGRISLGERCTIAVGAAIQGSVDLGDDCSLQMNSMIVGYGSSDSDDGRVQIGNGVRIAANVLIIAANHIFSATDRPIWKQGLDRKTIEIGDDVWIAGNVVITAGSRIGSGCVIGAGSVVIGDIPRNGIAVGSPAKVVRQRDATSPESRA, encoded by the coding sequence TTGCCTAACAGGGAAACATTCGGCGCTAGAGTTACTTACTCCCTCGGCCGTTGGAAGGCGGCTAAGAGGCGAGGGGTAAACGTACCGAGGAGTTGCTTAGTTCACCCGGCCTCCAGAATAAATCCAAGGAATGGTCGCATTTCACTTGGAGAGCGCTGCACCATCGCGGTTGGGGCAGCTATCCAGGGGAGCGTGGATCTTGGTGATGACTGTTCTTTACAGATGAACTCTATGATCGTCGGATATGGGTCTTCCGATTCCGATGATGGTCGAGTTCAAATCGGGAACGGGGTTAGAATCGCAGCAAATGTACTCATTATCGCAGCCAATCATATCTTTTCTGCGACTGATAGACCTATATGGAAGCAAGGTCTCGATAGAAAAACAATAGAAATCGGCGATGATGTGTGGATTGCTGGCAACGTCGTAATTACAGCAGGATCGCGAATTGGTAGCGGTTGTGTTATCGGTGCCGGATCGGTTGTGATAGGTGACATTCCACGAAATGGAATCGCTGTCGGCAGTCCCGCAAAAGTCGTTCGGCAGCGTGATGCAACTTCTCCTGAAAGCAGGGCTTAA
- a CDS encoding polysaccharide pyruvyl transferase family protein — translation MTFHEMESLSAVPQKSFGSVMQLLLKAGLNSLKRIGIITYHYGYNEGTLLQAYATQQLLSNVVADCEVEIIDWRYAPKERIVFDEPKSEREQALRDFFNDDLKKSQQCLSQQPIDDFFRSIRDQYDMLVVGSDELWRLDYQKRRKLGIVRFDQKNVWAPPFPNPYWPVDTSCPYISFASSISEQNDLRMVPRRHRNRMLRSLAGMSSISVRDSRTENFIRDLVPDSRQIHRIPDPTFGLSFDRGKHLAAFKQILDRHVDPTQRIALIVCHTDSAHLRDCISLCKSQGLCTVALTSSCDDVDVDLSQASIDPLTWASAFEAAELVITDRFHAAIFALQANRPVIALDYRAQKNGTVSKLRDLFDDGEIGDWYFDVKRRTAADSFAQMEECFKLNWPAASIQSRVNSLGDVLRQHLEQNVTPILTQD, via the coding sequence GTGACATTCCACGAAATGGAATCGCTGTCGGCAGTCCCGCAAAAGTCGTTCGGCAGCGTGATGCAACTTCTCCTGAAAGCAGGGCTTAACAGTTTGAAACGAATAGGCATTATAACGTACCATTACGGTTACAACGAAGGTACGCTGTTGCAGGCATACGCGACACAGCAACTTCTTTCCAACGTTGTTGCTGATTGCGAAGTTGAGATCATTGACTGGCGTTATGCTCCCAAGGAACGCATCGTTTTTGATGAGCCGAAAAGTGAACGAGAGCAAGCGTTGCGAGACTTTTTCAACGACGACTTAAAGAAGTCTCAGCAATGCCTCTCGCAGCAACCCATTGATGACTTTTTCAGGTCTATCCGCGACCAGTATGATATGTTGGTTGTCGGAAGCGACGAGCTATGGCGATTAGACTATCAGAAGAGGCGAAAATTGGGGATCGTGCGGTTCGATCAGAAAAATGTGTGGGCACCGCCATTTCCGAATCCCTACTGGCCAGTGGATACTAGTTGTCCATACATTTCGTTCGCATCGAGCATTAGCGAGCAGAACGATCTTCGGATGGTGCCGCGTCGGCACCGAAATCGTATGCTGAGATCCCTCGCGGGGATGTCGTCGATCTCAGTTCGCGATAGCCGGACCGAAAACTTTATCCGCGACCTCGTCCCCGATTCCCGACAGATACACCGGATACCTGACCCGACATTCGGACTTTCATTCGACAGAGGCAAACACCTTGCTGCGTTTAAGCAGATTCTTGACCGACACGTTGATCCTACTCAACGGATCGCATTGATTGTTTGTCATACAGATTCGGCTCACCTGCGGGATTGCATTTCCCTCTGCAAGAGCCAAGGGTTATGCACCGTCGCACTGACTAGCAGCTGCGATGATGTTGATGTTGACTTGTCACAAGCGTCAATCGATCCACTGACATGGGCGTCAGCGTTCGAGGCCGCTGAACTGGTGATTACCGACCGCTTTCATGCAGCGATTTTTGCCCTGCAGGCGAATCGCCCCGTGATCGCGTTGGACTACAGAGCACAAAAGAACGGTACAGTGTCCAAACTGCGTGACCTGTTTGATGACGGTGAAATTGGCGACTGGTACTTTGACGTAAAACGGCGCACTGCTGCAGACTCGTTTGCCCAAATGGAAGAGTGCTTTAAGCTAAATTGGCCGGCTGCCTCTATCCAATCTAGAGTCAATTCTCTCGGTGACGTATTGCGGCAGCACCTGGAGCAGAATGTGACACCGATTCTGACGCAGGATTGA
- a CDS encoding glycosyltransferase family 2 protein, with product MAEPLVSVVMAVHNMGDYLRPAIASVLSQSFRDFEFIIINDGSVDSTGRILRSQSDARIRVLTQENQGLTVSLNRGTELAKGKYIARMDGDDISLPFRFEEQVEFLESQPNVVAAGGQVLDVDSYGGYLGGKLRPTQHEEIDRQLLLGVGDVIVHPSLMVRATALRQVHGYDEQYRTAQDLDLYLRLAETGRLANLESHVLMYRQHAASTNSKKYDIQIENRRNIMTAAYERRQIPFTPGCLTDWTPVDSLDQSISWAWRTLAHGERYPALRHALNAWLSHPLSKKTWKLMACVARGY from the coding sequence TTGGCTGAACCGCTCGTGAGTGTCGTAATGGCTGTGCACAATATGGGCGACTATTTACGTCCTGCGATCGCCAGTGTCTTAAGTCAGTCTTTTCGGGACTTTGAGTTTATTATCATTAACGACGGGTCGGTAGACTCGACCGGCAGGATTCTAAGATCTCAGTCGGATGCTAGGATTCGGGTGCTGACCCAGGAGAACCAAGGACTTACAGTGTCGCTCAATCGCGGCACTGAACTTGCAAAGGGAAAATACATTGCCCGAATGGATGGGGATGACATCAGCCTTCCATTCCGATTTGAAGAACAGGTGGAGTTTTTAGAGAGTCAACCGAACGTGGTAGCTGCTGGTGGTCAAGTACTCGACGTCGATTCTTACGGCGGCTATTTGGGTGGCAAATTGCGGCCCACTCAACACGAAGAAATCGACCGACAGCTTCTCCTCGGAGTTGGCGATGTGATAGTTCACCCCTCACTAATGGTTCGCGCTACCGCGTTGCGTCAGGTACATGGTTATGACGAACAGTATCGGACCGCCCAAGACCTTGACCTATACTTACGTTTGGCAGAAACCGGTCGATTAGCAAACTTGGAGTCTCATGTGCTGATGTACCGTCAACACGCTGCAAGCACCAACAGCAAAAAATATGATATTCAGATCGAGAATCGGCGAAATATCATGACTGCGGCTTATGAACGTCGACAGATTCCCTTCACTCCGGGGTGCCTCACCGACTGGACGCCTGTCGACTCACTAGATCAGTCTATTTCTTGGGCTTGGCGAACACTCGCTCATGGTGAACGATATCCCGCATTGAGACACGCACTGAATGCCTGGTTGAGTCATCCGCTGTCGAAGAAAACTTGGAAATTGATGGCTTGTGTTGCCCGGGGATACTAA
- a CDS encoding glycosyltransferase, producing the protein MNQRPLISVILPVYNAEKYVGDAIQSILDQNHSDFELLIIDDGSSDRSLEVLREFERSDDRVHLTVRPNRGLVTTLNELIASATGTYLARMDADDISLPDRFEKQVEFLTKRTDVAVVGGQAELIDDVGRVIGPFGFPHQHSQIDSLLAEGHCTICHPAAMMRLDKVNKIGGYDASLGAAEDLDLWLRLGEIGQLANLPDTVIRYRIHSGSISGANRELQRAFAKTVQQMACKRRGTDVEFTADAHWRPGTSRKSRQSFAAKYAWLAFNHQHLDTFRHYAWQAIRLRPFSTTSLRLSRAWMKIR; encoded by the coding sequence GTGAATCAGCGTCCGCTCATTTCGGTAATACTGCCCGTTTACAATGCCGAGAAGTACGTCGGCGACGCCATTCAGAGTATTTTAGATCAGAACCACTCTGACTTCGAATTATTGATCATTGACGATGGGTCAAGTGACCGGTCCCTGGAAGTCTTACGTGAATTCGAACGATCAGACGATCGTGTCCATCTGACAGTGCGTCCCAACCGCGGGCTCGTCACAACGCTGAATGAATTGATCGCATCGGCGACTGGGACCTATTTAGCGAGGATGGATGCCGACGACATTTCGCTACCAGATCGATTTGAGAAGCAGGTTGAGTTTCTTACGAAGCGAACTGATGTTGCTGTCGTCGGGGGCCAGGCTGAATTGATCGACGACGTCGGTCGAGTTATTGGCCCTTTTGGATTCCCACATCAACATAGTCAGATCGATTCGCTGCTGGCGGAGGGACATTGCACGATATGTCATCCGGCGGCGATGATGCGGCTCGATAAGGTTAACAAGATTGGCGGATACGACGCCTCGTTGGGGGCTGCGGAAGATTTGGATTTATGGCTTCGTTTGGGCGAGATTGGCCAGTTGGCAAATTTACCTGATACGGTGATTCGATATCGAATTCATAGCGGATCGATCAGCGGTGCGAATCGCGAGCTGCAGCGAGCGTTTGCCAAAACTGTTCAGCAGATGGCTTGTAAACGTCGCGGCACTGATGTTGAGTTTACAGCCGATGCTCATTGGCGACCGGGCACATCGAGAAAGTCACGCCAGAGCTTTGCCGCCAAGTACGCGTGGTTGGCGTTTAACCATCAGCATTTGGACACGTTTCGGCACTATGCTTGGCAAGCCATCCGACTGCGGCCTTTTTCGACAACGTCTCTGCGGCTGTCTCGTGCGTGGATGAAGATTCGATGA
- a CDS encoding glycosyltransferase family 2 protein: MSGEMRPETPLISVVVPVRNAESTIAQAIRSCLDSQWVGEVVIVNDGSTDGTDARVAELADERIRVIDGPGCGISAALNTGFAACQFPLIARCDADDWVEQGRFAWQVPELADPSIVAISGAFTTVDSKGMVVAELANSGERRDVTDLLRAGKTVTHLCTWLIRRDALQQCGGAREWFQTAEDIDLQFRLASVGRIVHVPRFAYRYRLHDQSITHTQGTLQRKFYEQTARDFAIERASSGSDALDRGSAPKCPDAPSSPHSASKNIARQLVGRAWQSHRQGKRWIAIKTMLRAAQHDPTAGLDLTRQIAIMLLRRPADRSGQSPSDAPPQSRSQSKL; encoded by the coding sequence ATGAGCGGCGAAATGCGTCCAGAAACTCCGCTCATCAGTGTTGTGGTTCCCGTTCGCAATGCGGAGTCGACAATCGCCCAAGCAATCAGGTCATGCCTGGATTCGCAGTGGGTGGGAGAAGTCGTCATCGTCAATGATGGATCGACCGACGGTACCGACGCGAGAGTTGCCGAATTGGCGGATGAACGCATTCGAGTGATTGATGGCCCAGGCTGCGGTATCAGCGCAGCGTTGAACACTGGTTTCGCTGCATGTCAGTTCCCGTTGATAGCGCGGTGCGATGCCGACGATTGGGTGGAACAGGGTCGTTTTGCATGGCAAGTGCCCGAGTTGGCGGACCCCAGCATCGTTGCGATAAGCGGGGCCTTCACGACGGTGGATTCCAAAGGCATGGTCGTTGCTGAGTTGGCAAATTCGGGCGAGCGGCGGGATGTAACGGATCTACTACGCGCCGGCAAGACAGTGACTCACTTGTGTACGTGGCTAATCCGCCGCGACGCCCTACAGCAATGCGGCGGCGCGCGGGAGTGGTTTCAAACCGCCGAGGACATCGATTTGCAGTTTCGCCTAGCTTCGGTGGGACGAATAGTGCACGTACCGAGGTTCGCGTATCGATACCGTCTACACGATCAATCGATCACCCACACTCAGGGGACGTTGCAACGCAAATTCTATGAGCAAACGGCTCGTGATTTTGCGATTGAGAGAGCCAGTTCTGGCAGCGATGCGCTCGATCGTGGTAGTGCGCCAAAATGCCCTGACGCCCCATCCAGTCCCCATTCGGCCAGTAAAAACATCGCTCGCCAATTGGTCGGCCGTGCCTGGCAGTCTCACCGGCAGGGGAAACGTTGGATCGCGATCAAAACTATGTTGCGCGCGGCTCAGCATGACCCGACAGCAGGTCTAGATTTGACACGGCAGATCGCGATCATGCTACTACGCCGACCTGCAGATCGATCCGGGCAGTCGCCATCGGACGCGCCACCTCAATCTCGTTCACAGTCAAAATTGTAG